One genomic window of Caenorhabditis elegans chromosome I includes the following:
- the F11A6.15 gene encoding uncharacterized protein (Confirmed by transcript evidence) yields the protein MLFLSWMVHQFVNNSKNQWIFQRKIIKI from the coding sequence ATGCTGTTTTTGAGCTGGATGGTTCATCAATTTGTCAATAATTCAAAGAATCAATGGATATTCCAgcgaaaaattatcaaaatctaa